In the genome of Streptomyces sp. Q6, the window GGCCACCCGTCGCCGCTGATCGCGAGCCCGGGACGCGCCGCGACGCTGCTGCCGTACCAGAACAGCGGCCCGGCGCTCGGTCTGCTGCCGAAGGCGCGCTGGCCGCGTATGCAGGTGGAGTTGGGCGCGTCCTGGAGTCTGATGCTCTACACGGACGGCCTGATCGAGGGCCGGATCGGCGAGGGCAACCAGCGCCTGGGCCAGGAGGGCATGGTCGACCTGGTCCGCCGCCAGCGCGCGGCGGGTCTGACCGGCGACGCGCTCCTGGAAGCGGCGATGAACGAGGTCCGCGACCTCAACGGCGGCGACCTGACGGACGACGTGGCGGTGCTGCTGCTCGACCGCTGACCTCTGACACGGAGGAACCGACGGTCGGCGCCGCTGAGACGGGGGGAACGGACGGTCGGCACCGCTGAGACGGAGGACCGGCAGTAGGACCCGTGGGACCGCTAGGACCGACCGCTGGGACCGCTCAGGGGTCGGCGGTCGGGTCAGCGCCCGCCGTTGTACGGCCCGTACGGGCCGTCGCTGCTGGAACCGCGGCCCTTGCGGCCCCCGCCGCCGGAGATCTGCCGGACGGCGGGCCGCACGTCCACCATGTACACGATGGTGGCGACGAGCCCGATGATCGGCAGGAACGACAGGATCGGGAACAGCAGGTTCACGACGAACGCGATGCCGAGGATGATCAGCCAGAACGGCTTGGTCTTCTTGTCGGCGGCGCGGTAGGCGTCCTCGCGCCGGGTGGCGGCGTCGATGAACGCGAAGCCGCTGAAGACGATCAGCGCCAGGCTCAGCAGTGACATCACCGTGTTGAAACCCTGCATCAGCACAACGCCACCACCAGAATCGACTTCGACTGCCTGAACACTTCTGAAAGACCGGGCCTGCGGCCGCCGTGGCCACCGTACCCGGACAACGGGCCGGACACTCCACAAGTGCCCGGCCCGTCGACACGCCCTGTTACTTGGCGGGCGGCGTGGAGCCGGAACCCGTCTTCTTCGCGGCGGGAGCGGTCTTCTTGGCCGGCGCCGTCTTCTTGGCGGCGGTCGTCTTCTTGGCGGCCGCGGTCTTGGCCTCGGCCTCGGACTTCTCCTCGGGCGTCGCCTCGGACTTCGGCTCGGCGTCCGGCTCGACGGCCACGGCGATCTCGTTGATCTCCTCGGCGGCCTCGCCGCGCCACGCCTTCACGGCCTCCTCGCCGTGCTCGGCGACCTTCTCGTACGTCTCGCGCGCCTTCACGGCGGCCTCGGCGGCGAAGCCGACACCGCGCAGCGCGATCTCCTGAGCGGTCTCACCGATCTTCTTCAGGTCGGTGTCGAGCGTGGCGACGATCTCGTTCACCTTGGCGGTGACGGTCGCCTGAGCCTCCTTGGCCCGGGTCGCCGCCTTCTCCTGTACGTCCTTGGGGTCGGTGTTGCGTACGCTCTCGAAGCGCGCCGGCGCCTCGGCGCGCAGCTGCTCGACGAGTCCCGGCACCTTCTTGGCCTGCTGGAACGCCAACTCGGCGGTGCCGGCCGCGAAGTAGAGCGGCGTCGGGTCGGTGAGGGTCTTGCGCAGGTCGTCCTTGATGGCCATGGCGTGGTCCTCCCGGATCACATCAACTGCTGCTTGAGGGCTCGGCATCGCCGCCGGTCTCTTCGGCTGCCCCGCTGCCCGCGATCCCGAACCCGTTCTCCTTGCGGAAGGACTCGTAGATCTGCAACAGGACGTTCTTCTGTCGTTCGTCGAGCGAGGGGTCGGCGAGGATCACCGCACGCGTCTCGACCTCGTCCCGCTCGCGCTCCGCATCGAGGATGCCGGCGCGTACGTACAGCGTCTCGGCCGAGATCCGCAGCGCCTTGGCGACTTGCTGCAGGACCTCCGCGCTCGGCTTGCGCAGTCCGCGCTCGATCTGGCTGAGATACGGGTTGGACACCCCGGCGGCCTCGGCGAGCTGACGGAGCGACAACTGCGCGTTGCGACGCTGCTCGCGCAGATATTCGCCGAGACTTCCGACGTTGAGCGATGCCATACGTTGATACTGCCGCACTCGCGCTAACAATTGCAAGCGCCTGCTTGCAAAAGTGTCCCGCACCACGTGCGGCCCGGCTTGTGCCTCGCAGCGATAGGTGTCACTTCGCAGGGCTTATTGTCACCACCTTGATCAGATGGGTGGGCAGCCGCGAGCAGCGCTTCACCTGCCGGGGCTATTCCAGGGGGATCGTCACGTCGTCTCGGAGCCAGCCAGAAGGCGCCGACCACCGCAGCACCTGGGCACCATGCTCAGTGGGGACGGCGAGCCATACCCACGTGATCCGGTCATCATGCCCGCACCACGTCCCAGCGACTGGCTGGGTCGACCCAGAGGAAGAGATGTCTGACTGAGACGCCAGAGCGGTCGAGCTTGGCAGCGTCCTTCTGATGACGCTCCAGGCCCAGCACCTGCGTCAACGCTCTGGAGACATGGCCGGGATCTCCCGCCGTCCGCGTAGGGACGGCAGAGACGTAGCTCAACGACACCAACCCGGCCGGGGGCCCCGAAACGACCCGCGCGATCATCACCCCGGCTTCGGCCAGTGCAGCTATCACCGGATGCGAATAGACGCGACGGGAGTCCCATCGGCCGGTCTCACGAATGCCCTCGGCCTCCAGGGATCGGAGCCATCCGGAGAGGTTCTTCGTGAGCGCGTCCGCGCGAAACTCCTGGTCGACCATGATGGTCCAGGCTGATGTGATGCCTTCCACCGTCGTGGAGTAGCCGGGCCCCCGCTTCTGCCAATGCGCCGAACGCGTCTTGGTGTCCTGCTCAGCAAACGTGGTGATCTCCAGCGCCTCTCGCTTCCCTCCGCGATGCAGCCAGAAGTCATGGGCACCCTGGCGGGGTGGCACGTCCCAGTGCTCGATCGTCACCGCACCGTTGTGATCGGCAGCGAGCAAAGCCGTGACCACCCTGGCCGCTGTCTCTTCGGCAGGCTTCACGCTTGAGTGTGTGCTGCCTTCCTTGTCACACATGGACAAAAGCCTTTCGCTTGACGATTCAGCTTGCGGCCCAGAGCCGGGTGATGTCACGGAGGTTTTTGAGGGCTCCCTGCCGCGTGCCGTTGTCACCACGGGCGTGGGCCCTGAGATCCCCCGCGCGCCGGTCGACGTGTAGCGCCGCGTGCAAGGACGGCGAGGTACCGCGGCGCATGGCGCGTAGGTAGTAACTCGCGGCCGGGTCGCGGTCAATCGATTGGTCCAGCCTCGCCTGGAGATCGCGGTATGCCTTGTGCCGGCGTTCGGCTTCCGCGTCGAGGGCCGATGCGAGGCTCTGGGTAGCCGCATAGGTGCGTCCAGCGGGCCAGGACGCAAAGATCAAGGCCATGAGCGTGCGCAGGTCCATGAAGTACTGGCTGGTGGAGACCAACGTTCCGACGCTGCGCGTGGCGCCGAGGTCCGGCGCCATCAGGAGTGTGACGAATCAGGGCTGGACGCGAAGGAGTTCATTGTGCAACCGGTAGCGGACATCGGCAGATGAATCCGAGGTTCCAGCAGGGGAGCCGGATGAGAAGCGGCCCCGGCGACGCAGCGACGACCGAGCGAACATTCCCAACGCGCTCGCCCACTAGGGTGACTGAGTGACATCTCTGAGTCGCTCTGCGCTGATCGAGTCGCTGACCTCTGGCCGTCCCGATGACCTCCTCGGCGTGGCCGAGACCTCGTGGCTGGACTTCAAACGGTCTCCGTACAACCTGGCATCCGAGAAGGGCAAGTTCGAACTCTGCAAGGATGTGGCCGCCTTCGCCAACGCGCACGGTGGGCTGCTCGTGCTGGGTGTGACGGCGGAGAAGAAGAGCAATCAGGCGCTGGAGGTCGCCACCAGCTTTCACCCCTTCCCACAGGAACGCGCGGACGTCGTCCAGTACGTCGACACCCTGAACGAGTACCTACGCCCTCGCATAGAGATCAGCCACCACTGGTACCGCGACCCAGGCCGGAGCACCGCCGGAACCGATCTGTACTACCTGGTGCTCGAAGTGGAACCGCTCCCGGAGCTCTCGCGGTACGTCCTG includes:
- a CDS encoding DUF2516 family protein, producing the protein MQGFNTVMSLLSLALIVFSGFAFIDAATRREDAYRAADKKTKPFWLIILGIAFVVNLLFPILSFLPIIGLVATIVYMVDVRPAVRQISGGGGRKGRGSSSDGPYGPYNGGR
- a CDS encoding helix-turn-helix transcriptional regulator — translated: MASLNVGSLGEYLREQRRNAQLSLRQLAEAAGVSNPYLSQIERGLRKPSAEVLQQVAKALRISAETLYVRAGILDAERERDEVETRAVILADPSLDERQKNVLLQIYESFRKENGFGIAGSGAAEETGGDAEPSSSS